The nucleotide window AGGGATCTTCCTTTGGGGCCTTGAAGGGATCATCCTTTGCGGCATTGAAGGGATCATCCTTTGCGGCGTTGAAGGGATCATCCTTTGCGGCGTTGAAGGGATCATCCTTTGCGGCGTTGAAGGGATCATCCTTTGGGGCGTTGAACGGATCATCCTTTGGGGCGTTGAACGGATCATCCTTTGGGGCGTTGAACGGATCATCCTTTGGGGCGTTGAAGGGATCATTGTTAGACGAATTGAAGGGATCTGGTTTATCTTGTGGTGCAGCAAATGGATCCTCCTTGTCTTTGGGTGCATTAAAGGGGTCTGAACTATCTTTTGGGGTGTTGAACGGGTCATCTTTTGGGGCTGCAAAAGGATCTTCTTCATTCTTTGGAGCAGCAAATGAATTTTCAACCGTTTTTGCTGCTGAAAATGGATCTTCCTCAGTTTTAGCTGGAGCACCCCAAGGATCAGTGCTAGCCTTTGTGTCAGGTTTTGCTGATGTGCCCCATGGATCTGTGGCCTCTTTAGGTTctttcacctcctcctcctccttcttctctgcTTTTTCACCTCCCCAGGCACCCCCTTTTGCGTCATTGCCTTTCCCGGCATCCTCCCATTTCAGCTCCTCTTCACTCATTTTAGCCTAGGATATTACAATTGCAATATAAGAGAGGTTAACATAAAGACTTATTAAGGGCATCATTAGCGGTGTAACTAAACATGTACTGTTGTACTGATCAAACTGATTTGTGACATTTAGAATTAGTTTGCCAACAACTCCGTAATCTCATTTCGAATGCTCCATATTTTGACTGAAACTTTTTCCTTCAACTTTGTGTAGAGTGTTGAGTTTGTAGGTACTTTGTCAAAGGGCTGTTAATATAACTGTTGAGGCTATGGTTTGTGGTGTTGTTCTCGAATGCATTATATTACACTGTGTTCAGACTGTTGTGTTCCCTTGCTAAAAGCTGACCACTGTACTGTATTTGCTATTTTACTTACCCTCCTCTCTGCGTCTTTCTTCTCCGCTTCCTGTTTAAGACGCTCCTCTTTGCGGGCAGCGAAGGAAGCAGCCAAGTCAGCCACTGAGGGTATGTTGTCTAAGGATGGAAGCCCTGAGGTCCCGGGAACGTAGACTGGCTTGTAGTTAGGATCCGTGACGGCATCCGTGGATGAGGCTGGTTAGAAGGGGTGGAAAACAGACTGAATGAGATTtgtgtgagagacagacaaGTAAAGAGAATTATACTAAAACAGTTCAAACAATGGGCATTTAGCAGAAGGGCTCACCAGCAGAACCTTTGGAAGTCTTCTCTCTGGTCTTGAGGGCAaagtctctctcctcctttagTTTCTCATCATCCTCCATAAGAACAAGGACAACTTTGGCCTTCTCTCTCACATTTCCACCCTGGAACAGATATGCTTAGATTAGACTTTGATTTGACTATGGGACTTTGTGCAGAATTATATCTAAGGCTTAAAAAAACCCCAAATGGTACAAGTCTAAGcttaaaagtgacaaacatggtTATTCTGGAAAGCTTTTGAAACAAAGGGAGTCTTACATTTGTTTGAGACACCAAACTTGAATCTCAATCTGTTTTCATTCTTTAAGTGTAAACTTAGTCTAGGGGTTAAAAGGTGTATGATGATATGAATATTACAGTACCAATAATGGATAACCTTAATGCATTGCATGCAACCTTTAAATAGATACTTAAAGAGTCACCTGATCTTTGCCATCTTTTTCTACAAAGCGATACTCTGTGAGGGCTTTGACGATGTAGATGTTGTCTTTCATTTTCAGGAGCACACGATCGTCCCCGGTCTTTAACAGGTACTCCAGCAGTGTCAGGGACTgggatttacaaaaaaaagcatgacaATAAACAAACATGTAACAAAAATGAATATCACTGAATGTAAATAAGCTGATTGCAACAGCTTCCATATAGGTGTGGAAGGATAACAAAGgataaaacaacacacaaactaaAATCTGTGTAAAATCACAGATTTGGTAGGAAATGATAAACAATAtgcaaaagctttaaaaaaaatgcaatgctaGTTGTCGACACTAGTGTAGCTGATGTGAAAATACAAAGGCACATATGTGCTGCAGTTTATGTTCTTATTACAGATCAGATAAATAAATCATATCATTGAATGTAATGGAATAGAGAGTGCTTTCACTTAATGGCAATGCATTTTAGTTGAGGTAGAactgttaaaacaacaacaatgcaagGTTAAGATTTGAATCTTTTAAACTATGGGTATCCCTGTCCATGTAGTAGGGCTATGAAGTTAATCTAattttaattgtgattatgattttggCTCCTAAAGATCATAAAAACATAGTGATCGAGAAGActgattattttgcacattatgttTTGCGAGTAaattcttattttgtcttgtagTTCAAAGGGAAATGTTGATCATGTTGGTCATggctattgtttttaaaaaagaaagctaATGATGATTCTTTGTGTGACCTTATCTGCCTGAATTAAATATATGTGATAAAACATCCATCTGAGAGACCACACAGGGGCCTGGTGCTACAGACCCATCAGCATTTACAAATAatggctgtattttaaaatgtcctGTTTCTATAAATACAGTGAAATTAAGGTTGACCTAACAGCTTTAATATTGACTGCATAAATGGCTTTTTAACTTCAGTCTTGGTACATAATACATTTATTGTGCCTTGTTATTACCTTGTGAATGTGTCTCCAGTTCTTGTCGTCTTTAAGGCGCTTCCAGAGCATTGTCATGATCTCGTTGCAGGCCACCACATTGTAGGTCAGATCAGACAGGTCTGCCATCTGAGTGCTGGATGGGCCCCACGGGTCATTAGACGTCGCCTCTCTCACCTACAAAAGAAGCAAAGCAAtaacacagtgtaaattgtaatttccccaaagGGGCTCAATAAGGAGCACAAATaagtataaattaaaaattaaataaagcaaGAAATTTCAAAAGTGTAAGGTTGCGACCATCCCAAAGGTCAGATACAAGCTTGTAACAATAAAGGCTCAAAATTACAAATTGTGGGACCGCTTACGGTGTAGCAACCCATCCTTGCAGTCATCTCATTTTaacaaaatgataaataatCTGTTCGGCCAGGCTATTACAGATAATGTTTCATCAGATCAGCATATTCGCCAGAAACATATTCCCATATGTTCCTGATTATAAAAATCGTTTAGGTTATTTAAGACGGTCAGGATTCAAGATAATGgctcactgtgactgaaagagaaCTGTATGGGTTTACTGCTGTACATACTTTAAATTAATGGCTTGCTCTATTGACTTTGGACCTCTTTAACTCAACTGTCCCTTGGGTAGGTACATCCTTTCAAACTCATATTGTAAAGACAACAAATGGTTTAAAACCCCAGAGCTGTATTAAATATCACATATAATGTTGAATAAGAGCATAAAATGATGCACAATACATCTAAAATGGATATTAACAACTGCCCTCTGGTGCTAGGAGCTTAAGTTTAAAACATGTCATCCCTATCTCTCTCGGCTCTTTAACTTTCTCTTatcaaataaagcaaaaacGTTCTAAAATTGCATCTTGGACTAGAACTAAagaacaaaatgagaaaaatgtttttcctgcTGTAGGGAAAATGTAGCTCATTTATAACCGAAAATAAGGCAGTTCACTTAGTTTTTCCATGCCCTTGAATCCAGTTTATTTTACCTTGACCTCAGCCTCGGAGTAGTTCTGGACCAGGTTCTTCAGCTGTCTGCGGAGCATAGAGGACGTCATGGTGtctgggggggggaggtggggaaTCAAACCACCGGGATCTGGTTCAGAAATAAACTTGTGAACAACATTGCGTGCATACAGAGTCAGCAGCACAGagaacagcacacaaacatagaGATATTCTGACacacaatcaaataaaaaaaaaaacacacacacaaacacacatacactttaaAGTCTGTGTGTCAAAGATGTATTTTATGTTGCTTGAGTGCTGGTCTAGTGAGCGTACATCCTGCTGCTCTGTCTTCCCCCTGACTGCATTGACTGTCTCAGGCTGTCCGAAACCAGATCCTACAGCTGCAGGGAGGAACCAGTCAACATAAATACAAGCTGACGAATGGGTTGGCACTGAGTGACAACGGCAAGCTTTCCTTTATGAATGTGTGACTGCGAAGCTACACTAAAGGAGTGGTTACACCCGCTGTATGTGACAGCTCGTGACAGTTCATCATAATCACTGCCACAAACACAGATCCTCATCGAAGTTAGCTAGCAATGTGGCTAAGCTACAAGCTAGTTAGCTTCCAGCATCCTGGTGTGAGAAAATATGAGCTAAAACCTCCTTTATAGTGCACATGGGTGAGCAGTCTAAGCCCTATTAACTGTGAGTCGACGTGCTTGCAAGTGAGGATTCACACTTCGTGTTTTCAGGACCTCGGAGAGCGACTGAGGACGGACAGCTGCCGTCAATATGGCTAACGGTCATACGATGTTGTCAAGCCAGCTGAATTGAGCTTAAATATTAGACTGCAGCGATAAAAATGAAGGGTCTTATTTCGAGAAACTGCCACTGCTTTGAGTTCAATACCTCACCAACTGGCCGCGCGTCCTTTTGTacattaattataaatatttgcagcaaaaataaaaagactaaCCCTGAGTAGTTCTTCAGGAATCTTCGAGGATACGACGCTACGACGGCTTCCGCTTCCGCAGTTTTCAGCACCTGCAAGTCCACGCCCCCTCAcgatatttgttattattttttctcagtAAAATACACAATTTTGTTAACCTGCTCTGCATCTTTTGacctgaatttttttttttaaaattgcgGAAATTCGAATtttactataaaataaaaatgttcagcAGTTTCACGAGCGTAAAGTGCTATTTGTGAGGCATTTCAACCATAGACTGGCTTTCACATAGGCCTATTTAACGttctattaaatatttaattaaaatttaaaaacatacaaacacacacatacacacacacacacacacacacacacacagacacacacacacacacacgcacacacactcacacacacatacgacCCCCCCAGAACCGAATAAATGAGTCACAACCACAACTCCCACATCAATAACAGTTGAGTCAAGATGGCGGCCGAGGGCGAGTACGAGTCGATCCTGTGCATGAAACCCGATGTCAACGTTTATCGCATCCCACCGCGAGCTTCTAACCGCGCATACAGGTAAAGAAATAACCTCCGGGCGTCTACGGCGCTGTAAATCTATGGTTTAACGGTGTTTTGGTGTCGCTCGCTGCGGACATTTCACTTTCACCGCTCGCTGCCACAACATGCTTCCACATCATGAATAGGGGCTTTATGCTGTAATTTATGAAGAGCGgagatgaaatgaaatgtgtttctaGTTGTAAATATGGTCACGGTTTGAATCGTGGCTGGTTCTTTGCCGCTTTGTTGTTCAGACCGGTAGAGCTGTCACAGATGTGACGGGGCTATTTCTCATTTCGCCGGGTCGATGCTGGCGATGTGCCAGGACAATCCCACTCTTTGATGACAACTTGGATGTCCCCCTTTACACAGGGACACTATTGATTTGTGGAAAAACCGCTGTTCAAGTTTTTTCTGCGAATTTGGCTCGAGTTCGTTAATATAGATTTGAACTTTATGCTCGATATGCAAGCACATTTGAGACAGTAACACTTTCTGGGTGGGCGTGCAGGGAGATAATACCAAACAGTCACATTACATACAGCCAAATGACCACCAGCAACCTCACATATTCttgtaatatttatattatgtgtCCTTGTTTGTGACAGTACTTTGCTTTACTGTTTATTGCCTTtgtaatatgtttatgtatgttctgataaagttcccttgaccttttggaattaaaatagcctcACATCATTACGTACTCTTCACCATACTGAGAtttgcatggttttatttcagttagactaatagctggtttgattcacactgagagatgatttttatggaaagtaccccatgccaatctctttTCGATCcttttaaaggttggatttttcctaattcttttgaattaaggcattaagatcaatttccaaaagatgtctCATGTATTCCTcatttaaatcaactttagcatgggttcctaaacttATTAGCAGCAGCACTGTATACATTTAATGAGGACAATTGTATGCTGATACCCTGTTTGTGTACAGGGCAGCGGACTGGAAGCTGGAtactccagactggtctggtcGAATGAGGGTCACCGCCAAGGGCCAAGTGGCATACATCAAACTGGAGGACAAGACCTCAGGTAAGACCTCATTGTGTACTGTACTCAGCTCATTCACATTTAAGCATTAGTAACTGTACATGACTTACACGGTACAAATCATCAGAAGTCCTGTGGTATGCTGGCTACCTGTCCAGCCCTCAGGGACTGCTGGTGCATTCATGGGAAATCCATGTCGGATGGtctcatttcaatcaggagagacttcgtTGACGGGAGCAAATGGGTTTATTCATCACATGATGCACAAGATTTAAATGAGTCTTTGGCAATTAGACTCCATCTAAATAATTTTATAAGTAATAGAGAAGCCACGAGTAGGCAGATTTTTGTAACTAGTCTAGGTCACTCTACGTGGTAAGCAACTAATGTTTACAACCTAATTCCAAACTATAAAAATGACATGTGAGCAAAAGATGAATATGGAATACGTGAGTTGTTTCTAAATCTCAAATCCAACATTTACTTTCGTCTGCCATGGTTCTGCGTGATATGACATCAACCCGGCAAGTCGCGTACCAAAATGTTCGCCAACTTCCcgcgttgttgttgttgttttccaacTTAAGGAATTCCCACTCAGTAATTTATCTTTCCGATTATTCcgacaccacatgaatgcagcatctAACCAGGATAAACAGTATAGaaaatggatagatggataaatGAATAGATGGTTCACTATTTAGCATGTGTCTCTTGTCGTTTCCCCTCATGTCCTGCAGGGGAGCTGTTTGCCCAGGCACCACTGAGGGAGTATCCCGGTGCTGCACTGGAAACGGTCAGCGACTCCAGCCGGTACTTTGTCCTGCGGATACAGGATGACAACGGTGAGGATGTGCATGTTGTGAAAATGACTATGGATCTAGCCTGTTTGATGGTGATAAATTTCCCTCTAAGGATTTGGTTTAGAAGAACTTTATGTTTGCGTTTTTGCATGTCAGTTACTGTAACATCGCGTCTTGTCCGCAGGTCGCAGTGCTTTCATAGGAGTTGGCTTCGGGGACCGAGGGGACGCGTTTGATTTCAACGTGGCTTTGCAGGACCATTTCAAGTAAGCAGTGACCCAGTGGTATCAGTGTAAAATGATGGTTACTGTCTTCTTGAAATCAATGTAACGTCACTTTTAAGAACTTGGCGCTTGGTTACAAGCTTGAACATTCACAGTCAATgaacagttgtgttcaaatactttgttaccttaCTTAAGTAGACATTTTGGGTATCTACactttactggagtaattattttacagcggactactccttacattttcacacaattATCCGTACGTTCTACTCCTTCCATTTTAGAAATAGCCTCGTTACTCCTATTTCAGTTCGGCTTGTTTTTATTCCGGCTTGTCAtcgttaaaaaaacaacaactaaaaaaacGTATCCAGATAAATCGCACCATCCGGATAGAGTGAATTTGGTTGTGGTTGGATGAGAAGTATTAACAAGACCAGCCAACCCTTGTACTGCACATCCCTGGCCGTACCTGGAAGAAGTTCTCGAAACGATTGGATGTAAAAACAACT belongs to Etheostoma spectabile isolate EspeVRDwgs_2016 unplaced genomic scaffold, UIUC_Espe_1.0 scaffold00003701, whole genome shotgun sequence and includes:
- the necap1 gene encoding adaptin ear-binding coat-associated protein 1, encoding MAAEGEYESILCMKPDVNVYRIPPRASNRAYRAADWKLDTPDWSGRMRVTAKGQVAYIKLEDKTSGELFAQAPLREYPGAALETVSDSSRYFVLRIQDDNGRSAFIGVGFGDRGDAFDFNVALQDHFKWVKQDTEFSKSAQLGDSGPKLDLGFKEGQTITLNIGQGKKRDKPRPQGSGGFGLLPPPPGGKIAPPPSSVSSNHNIETDCLLELDSSNSNTVVQSNASSDLWGDFSAPASSVPQQSQPQDSGNWIQF